A stretch of DNA from Candidatus Bathyarchaeota archaeon:
AAAACCTTATACTTATGTAGGGTTGATTTTGCAAGTAGTCAGAGGCAACATAACGTGAAATTTCAGTTGACACTAGAAGAAGGAAAGTTTCTAGTGAACCTTGCAAGGCAAACAGTTACAACTTACCTTGAAACAGGAAGAATCCTACAAGTTCCTGCAAATGTTTCAACCAAACTAATGGAGCCCTGTGGCGTTTTTGTTACCTTGAATAGTATCGCCAAGAAAACAAAATGTTTGAGAGGCTGCATTGGTTTGCCGTATCCGACATCACCCCTTGTTAAGGCAGTAATCGAAGCAGCGGTTAGTGCAGCAACACAGGACCCACGTTTTCCTCCAGTTGATGTTCAAGAACTCGACAATATAGTTTTTGAAGTCAGCGTATTAACTCCCCCTGAGCTTGTTAAAGTTGAAAAACCAACTGATTATCCGTCGAAAATCAAGGTAGGACGAGACGGATTGATACTTGAGCAGGGTTACCATAAGGGTTTATTGTTGCCGCAGGTTCCGGTTGAGTGGAACTGGGAAGTTGAAGAGTTTTTGTGCCAAACTGCCATGAAAGCAGGGGTGCCCCCTGATTCTTGGTTGTTAAAAGGCACCAAAATTTATCGTTTTGAAGCAATTATTTTTGAGGAACGTGCACCCAAAGGCGATGTGGAACAAAAAGAAATCTGAAGGAAACTAAAGTCATGCGTGTTTTTTTTACGCCATCTGGGGCGGGTTTGGGTCATGTTGGTCGTTGTATTCCCATAGCAAGGAAATTGCAACAGCAAGGAGCTGAACTGCTGTTTTCAACGTATAATGAAGGCTTCAAATACGTTCAAAAAGAAGGATTCAAAGTCATAGAGGCTCCCGATATTGGAGTTCAAGTTAAACCTGATGGAAGTATCGATTTTAGGTTAACAACAGTTGACCCCGGACCGTTTTTGACAGTTTACAAGATCGCAAAACAAATAGACGCAGAAATCGATTACATACAAGCTTTCGACCCCGACATTGTAGTTTCAGACTCTAGGGCATCTTCTTTAGTTGCTGCAAAATTTTTGGATGTTCCCCGAGTTTGCATTTTAAACCAGTTTCAAGTGTTTATTCCGCGACGAAACAGATTCCTTAAACTTGCACGAATAGCAGACGCCACCACGTTAACTTTGGTAGGAAAAGTATGGGCAGAAGTAAACCATATAATGGTTCCAGATTTTCCTCCCCCTTATACGATTTCAAACAAAAATCTGCACATTCCAAAGGCATACCATAAAAAAATAAAGTTCATTGGTCCGATTCTTCCGGTAAGCCCAGAAGATTTGCCAGAAAAAATGCAGCTTCGAAAAAAGCTTGGGTTACCTGAGGATAAACCAATCATTTTTGCCCCCATCAGTGGACCACCAAAAGAACGTGCATATTTTACTGGTTTGCTTCGACAAATATTTACCCAGTTTCCCCACGATTACCATATAGTTATGTCCCTTGGCTACCCAAACGTGAAAGCAGAAACATCAGTTAACGGAAACTTGATAGTCTATGGATGGATTCCAAATCGTTTTGAATACCTCAAAGCCTGCGACATCGTCATTTCCAGAGGTGGACACGGAACCCTATCTCAGTCAATTTGTTACGGAAAACCAACAATTCTTATTCCTACACCCAGCCACACTGAACAATTTAACAACGCAGAAAAAACAATAGAACTTGGCGTCACAGAAATGATAACACAAGAAGACCTCAACAAACAGACCTTGCTGTGTGCAGTTCAAAAACTGTTAACAAACAAGTATCAAGAAAACTCACAACAACTCCAAACAAAAATCAAAGACTGGAACGGTTTAGAAATCGCCACAAAAATAATCACAGAAACAGCAAAGAAATAAAAGTTAGTTATTTTCTAAATTTCATTCCAAGGACGTATAGTTCAGCACTTTTGCTTCGGCTGGCTTTTGGTTTTATTAGTTTTACGAAGCTGAAATGGCGTTTTATGTCTTTAATGAAATTGTTTGTTGTGCTGCCTTGAAAGACTTTAACAAAAAAGTTTCCGCCAGGTCGAAGAAGTGAAACCGCAATGTTTAGGGATTGAGTTGCTAGATCAATTTGTCGAGCGTGGTCAAGTTCCCAGGTTCCTGAAACGTTGGGTGCAACATCTGAAACAACTACATCAGGGGCATGGGGCAGCAACTGCAAAATTTTTTGCATAATTTCTTGTTGGGTAACGTCGCCAACAATTGCTAAGGCGTTTGGTGCATCAAAAGGGGCAATTTTTTTCAGGTCAACTGCTAAAACAAAACCTGAACCTTCAACTAACCGCAGAGCTGCTTGGGTCCAACCCCCAGGGGCAGCACCTAAATCTACCACTACGTGTCCGGGTTTTATGAAATTGTATCGTTGTACTGCTTGAATAAGTTTAAAATAGGCTCGTGAACGCAGGTTTTCTGCTTTTGCTTTACGGTAATAGAATTCGTTTTTTCGTTCGTTTACCCATGCACTTCCTGGCAAGCCTAGATTTCACCAGAAGTTTCCAGTTCAGGCAATTCCACACCCAAAATCCACGCAGTGAGCATCTTGCATTCGTGGGGAGAAATTGGACCCCAAGCACCACATCGGGCATCGTTTGGGCACATCAAACACGGAGAATCAATTATTGTATTAAGAGATGCAGGTTTACGTTTAGTGAAAAGACGATAAGTCCATCGTCCTTCATGGAGTTCTTTGTCTCGAAGGATCAAACCTTTTGTTTCAAGTTTCAGGGCGATTCTGCTGCCTTCCCTGCTGGTTGCATCAAGTTCTCGCCATAGTTCAGATTGAAGTACACCATCAGTTCCACTGTTGGAAATGACCTCTAAGGCTTTATATTCAAGTTCGTTGCGTCTGGGCATGTAAATTCGATCCTTTGAACGTTCGTAAATATAAGGGCACATCAACCCATAAAAATGTGTAGGCTTTTTGCCTCAATTAGACAAGTAGTAGTAAAAAATATGTAATCAAACTTTCTAACAAAATTACGAAACGTTTTAACATTCCCAAGCAAAATATGCTTTCTTGGTAAACTACAAAATATTAACACAGACTTGGGAGGAACACAATTCTTGCCACAAAAAGCTTCAACAGACTCTTACTGTTTGGGCATCGAATCCACAGCAGACGATTTCGGTGCAGCAATAGTAACTTTTGACGGCAAGGTTCTCTCAAACGCAAACAACGCATACATGCCCGAAGAAGGAGGAATCCATCCTCGAGAAGCAGCTAGACATCATGCTGAAGTTTCCGAAATGGTTCTTAAACAAGCCTTTGAAACAGCACAAGTAAAACCTAACGAAATTAGTTTAGTAGCCTTTGCCCAAGGACCAGGATTAGGCCCTTGTCTACGAACGGGCGCAACTGCAGCGCGGGCTTTGGCGTCATATCTTGATGTTCCTTTGGTTGGAGTTAACCATTGTGTAGGCCACATTGAAATTGGCAAACTGGCAACAGGAGCAACAGACCCAGTTACCCTGTATGCTTCAGGAGGAAACACCATAGTTTCGGCCTTTGAAGCAAAACGATACAGAATTTTTGGAGAAACCCTAGACATTGCAATCGGAAACTGTTTGGACGTTTTTGCCAGGGCAGCTGGACTCAAACAAGGGCACGGAGCACCCTTTGGGGCAGTAGTTGAAAAACTAGCAAAGAACGGCAAAAACTTTGTTCCCCTTCCTTACACTGTAAAGGGAATGGACCTTTCGTTTAGTGGACTTCACACTGCTGCTGTTCAGGCGTTTCAGACAAACAAGTATTCTATAGAAGACATTTGTTTTAGCCTGCAAGAAGTCGCTTTTGGCATGTTAACCGAAGTAACTGAACGGGCACTAGCGCATACAGAAAAACCTGAAGTATTGTTAACTGGAGGAGTAGCAGCTAACAAGCGATTGCAAGAGATGCTAAAAGTAGTTGCAGAAGAGCATGGTGCACGGTTTTGTGTGGTCCCCATCAAACTTGCTGCCGATAATGGAGCAATGATTGCATGGGCGGGTGTTCTTGCATACAGTAGTGGCATTTCTACTCCTGTGGAAAAAAGTTTAGTTAACGTAAAATGGCGTCTAGAAGAAGTTGTTGCCCCTTGGGTGGAGGAAAAAAATGCTGCTGATTAAAAAAGGCGCTGAAGCCAGTTTATACAAGGAAACTTGGCACAATCGTCAGGTTATCATGAAAAAGCGTCATCCAAAACAGTATCGGATTCCAGAATTAGACAAAATGATTCGGTCCCAAAGGACTGTACATGAACCCCACATAATGCACAAAGCCAAAGAAGCAGGAGTTCCTACACCAACAATTTTTATGGTCGACATTGCAGAAGCAAACATAGTTATGGAGTTTGTAGAAGGACAACAAATCAAAGAAGTATTAAACAACATCTCCAAACAAGAAAGGTTCAACTTGTGCAAAGTTATCGGGAAAATGATTGGTCGACTTCACAAAAATGGAATAATTCACGGGGATCTCACAACCTCAAACATGATATTAACTCCCTATGGAAAGGTAGTTTTCATCGATTTTGGATTAAGTGAACGTTCAACAGAGCTGGAACCCAAAGGCGTAGATCTTCATCTCATGAAGCGAACCCTGCAAAGTAGCCACTACAAGCATGCGAAAGAATCTTTCAAAGCAGTAATGGACGGATATGCCCAATCAGTAGGACACGAAGAAACAAAACAAATTATCAAAAAAATCAAAGAAATCGAAAAACGCGGACGATACGTAGCTGATAGAGAATAATTTTTTAAAAAAAAAAGAAAAGTGAGAGTTACACAATTAGTTCGAACATGTCTTGCACAGTGCAATTTAGACCATTTGATTAACCAAAGGGTCTGTAGTCTCTCATTTTGCCTATTTTGTCTCCCAGATATCCCCCTAGAATTATGGCTAATATGGTGGTCATGATGAATGCGGGCAAATCGCCGGTGATTGGGCTAAGAATGCTGCTGGAGAGAAAACTAATTGCCACTGCAAGGGGAAAACCGATAACGCCCACGCCTATGAATATCCAGATTTTTCTCCACAGAGATGATGAAGGAATTGTGCGAATGTAATAGGCTGCTGCTATGGCAATACTGGCAATTGCTGCGTATATTAACAGTTTTGTGATTTCAGTCACTCCTAGATATACCAGCACACCAAAAATAACCAACATTACTACAAATGGTATTAGAACGAAGAGAAACAAGTAGCTCCTACAGCTTCTCTTCCACCAGCCAGGTTTTGTATAATCGTTCAACTGTTTCACTTCCCCATGTCATTACCTTTTTTTGGAATTTAAATAGTCTCAAGGACACCATCCTGTTTCTTCGCACAAAATGTAAACAGCTGCATTACAACCCAATTCCGCACAAGCACCAACATATGGACAGAAAGCCCAAAAAGCGGCGCATAACCCTACACATCCTAGATAGCAAAGTGCTGTCCAACTGGCAGTACATGCTAGGCAACTCCAGAAGTCATCTACTAAGAATACCACATTGTTGAGTATGTTCTTGTTATAGTCAGATAGTTCTCTATTCACAATTTGGGATAAGTGTTTAATTTCTTGACCCATTTTGTAATATCTGTTTTTGAGTTGCTGCAATGTTTCATCGGGACTCTCATGATAGACGTTACCCACTTCTTTTGCAACCGCACCTAATGAATTATAAAGTTGCGATAATGTACATGGTGAGTTGAAATTTACTAGCTCTAATGAGAAAACATCAGGTTGTGCAACTGGTGCATAGTTCACCACTGTGAAGGAGTTGTTATATGTTTCTGAATCTAACGGTGTAAGGCTCGTGTATAAAGTTACATTATAGTTCTTATGCTGAACTAAGTAGTTAAGACTGTAGTATTGCATTGTTGCATTATTCATAATTACTTCTGTCGTATTGAACTGAGCTGTGGTGTTGCTCTTTCCGGTATTTTTCTCATAAGCCCAGAGTATTGTTTCAGTTTTGATGAATTCGATTATCTTACCATTCACTTCATAAGTCACTAAAGTAACGGTATGCTCTTCTCCTTGTTCCAGCGTTGTCCTTTGAACATCAATTAGTTCACTGGCATCAGACCATTCTTGACTTCCGCAAGACTCACAAATCTCATACATCCAAGGTTCTATGTCTACACGGATTCGGTGTCTACCAATTGTGTCTACCGTAACGTTGTGATAAGTTGTGTATATTGGATATTCAGAGTCTATCCATTCTGTGATGCCACCAAGTATGTTAAAGACGTTTGTGAATCCATTATTGTCAAGGATTCCTGATGCTATTTCACTTCTTCCGCCTGATCCACAGTAAACTAATATTTCATTATTCATTTGCTCTGCAAGTTCACCAATTCTCGTCTCAAGCTCATGAAGTGGAATCAAAGTAGTGCCGTACAAGTGGTTGACGTCATATTCGCTTTGGTTTCGGACATCTAAAATAGCAAGGTCAGGGAAAGCCCCACCCTCTATCATGCTGTATGCCGTGTCTACTGTTATATCCTGTGTATTAGGTTCAGCAAAAACTATAGGCATCAAGGTAAATGTTACTAAAAGTAAGGAAACAAGAAATGAGCCTGTAACCACTTTGCGTTTAGACGAAAGTATTTGAAATTTCATTTTCACTTTTCACCCCCTTTTCATTGTTCTTATCTGCCCTTCACTTGGGGCTTAGGGCGGTGACACACCCCCGAAACATTTGTTTCGCTTCAAGGAGGAAAAATCAGTTAACACCGTCTGACAAGAAACATCAATTAATTTTGCAGGAAAACTTTGATTCCGAAGTGCAAACAATACTACCCAGGGCAACACAGTCTTTTCCCCCAAACTTCTTGTGCCAAAACTTTGATATAAAATTTTTGTAAAAAAGAATTTATAGAAAAATAAAAACATACAAAAGTACTAAACAATTTTTCAACTAAAGTTTAATGAATAAGTGATAAAAATTAAAATTTTTGCAACATTTGTCTATTCAATAAAGACACTAACACAACATTCAGAAGCAATATTTTATGAATAAATAATTCAAAAAATTTTGTTCCAAAAATAAGTACTGATAAACCCCCGCCTTCCGGGACTACAGAAACGAATCATAATTTGAGCAAGTCAAGAGTTCTTAATTAAACTGAATAAATGCCTAAGGGGTTATGTTCAAAAATCTTTTTCCACTTCACATTCAAGAATAAAGTTTTTTTAAAAAAAAGAAAAAATGGGAATTGCAAAAAATTATTTGCGTCTTTTTTTGATGACCACTATAAGGGCTGTTATTGCAATTATTGTTGCTGTAGCAGTAATTATTATGGGAATGGCATCATTTGTGGAAGACGCGGGGGATGGTGTTGATGTTTGTGTTATTGAGCTGTCGTATGCTCCACCTACTGCTATGTTGCTGCAGTCAAAGACTTCTCCATTGTTGGCCCAGATGAACACGGTTAATCCTATTACGCTACCCGGATAGGTTTGGTTCAAATACATTCTAACCATCCAATAAGGCCTAAGTTCTGTAGTGTTTAATGCAGTAGTGAGGAGTTCTGTTGTAGTTTTCTCTTTTGTTATGTTAAAACCCGAAACTTGCGAACCATCCGGCATAGCATATGAGTATTCTGCACTGTGCTTTACTGCAAGGTCAATTGCCTGTTCACTGGAAACATTTACTGTTGTGTCGCCAACTGAATAAAGGGCACGGGTGTCCAATAAAACATCAAAGACCATGGTTTTTGTTTGAAAACCAACTTGCAATGAATTATACTCCGCACCATTTACAATGTAAGCCCATTTGAATAAAGTTAATTCAGTTCCCAAGTTGTTATATGTACATACAGTGAGTTCAGTGTTTCCGTTTGTTATTGTTGAATTTTGTGTCAGATCAATTTTATCTAGCATGTCTATCAGGTTAGTTGAGTCAATTTTGGTGTAGGTTTGATACTTTTCAAGAAAACTTTTTACAGCATCAATCATGTTATCGTGTTGTTTATCACTGATGACTTGCCCTTTTTCTGTGTTTATATTACAATAACGCAGAACGTTATTTTCAAATTCAAAAAAAAGGCGGAGATTGCTTTCATCTGACTCTAACGCGTACCTAATCATGTCACTTGTTCCATATTGTGAGTGATTTTTGAGGGTTACATTGTATTGTGAGAAATCCACTGGAAGCACATTGTCTATAAATACTTTAGTTTGAGCCTGAGCAGTTACTTCAGATGCTAACGTAACAGGAAAAACTAGAAGAACAGTAATAAACAGAATAACAAGCACTGACATGTAATTACTTGTAACTTGTTTTTTCATGTACATCATTCCTCCGGCAAATAGAATGCCATATTTCCATAGGGTTTTAATGGACCGTGATAGGCAGTGTAATCGTCAAGTTCGCTGGCAACAAAATTTGCAGCCCCAAAGATTCTTTGAGCAACATGGTCCAGTGCGTCTTCTATACTATCCCCGTCGCACGCGTAGTACCAGAACCATGCTGCAACTTCAGCAAATTTGTATTGGTAATTGACTGCGGTTTCAAATTGTGGAGATTGGCCTACCCATCCTAAGTAAACATGATCTCCATATGTAACGTAGGGTTGCATTGTGTAATCGTGGGTCCAGCAGTAGGGCATTCCATATTTCGCTGGACTTATTGGTGGGTAATAGTCTGATGTTTGACAATGCCATATGAATGTCACAGTGTTTTTTGAATAGTCTGTATTAGGATAAATGTGGTCGTCGTCAACTACGTTGACTCCACTGTGGTCGATAAGAGTGATGTGGTAAAAAGGTGGTTCATATTCTATTCCTCGGTGACCTTTTGAAAACACTACTATTTGATCACACGCAGATTTTAGGTACCCAAGTGTAGAAGTATATTGATTTCTGGTTGCATTGATTCTTAAGTAGCATAAACCTCCGTATTTGCTGGTCAGCATGGTATTTATTGCAGTACAATATGCCGTGGAGAGCTGAATTTCATATTCAGTATCGTACCATTCTGGTGGAGGAATGTAGTTATTTGGGCAAAATACAGCTGAACCCACTATGATGGCTGAAACCGATTGTAGACTTGAACATAGAAATAGACAAAGAACTAATAGCGAAATTATTGTTAAACGAATTTTTTTCATTTTATTTTTTCTTCCTTTTGTTTTTCTGCACGGCTTTGTTCTCCGTGCTATCTCTTTTTGCCCTTTACTTGGGCGTAGGGCAGTGAGGCGCCCCCGAAACATTTGTCTCGCTTCAAGGAGGGAAAATCGTTAATGCTGTCTAACAGGACATCGATTAACTTTAGTAAAACTTTGATTCCGAAGTGCAAACAATACTACCCAGGGCAACACAGTCTTTTCCCCCAAACTTCTTGTGCCAAAACTTTGATATAAAATTTTTGTAAAAAAGATTTATAGATAAATAAAAACATACAAAAGTACTAAACAATTTTTCAACTAAATTTTAATGAATAATTGATAAAAATTAAATTTTTTGCAACATTTGTCTATTCAACAAAGACACTAACACAACATTCAGAAGCAATATTTGATGAATAAATAATTCAAAAAATTTTGCTTCAAAAAAGAGTTCTTAACCACCTA
This window harbors:
- a CDS encoding TIGR00296 family protein yields the protein MKFQLTLEEGKFLVNLARQTVTTYLETGRILQVPANVSTKLMEPCGVFVTLNSIAKKTKCLRGCIGLPYPTSPLVKAVIEAAVSAATQDPRFPPVDVQELDNIVFEVSVLTPPELVKVEKPTDYPSKIKVGRDGLILEQGYHKGLLLPQVPVEWNWEVEEFLCQTAMKAGVPPDSWLLKGTKIYRFEAIIFEERAPKGDVEQKEI
- a CDS encoding RlmE family RNA methyltransferase, whose product is MPGSAWVNERKNEFYYRKAKAENLRSRAYFKLIQAVQRYNFIKPGHVVVDLGAAPGGWTQAALRLVEGSGFVLAVDLKKIAPFDAPNALAIVGDVTQQEIMQKILQLLPHAPDVVVSDVAPNVSGTWELDHARQIDLATQSLNIAVSLLRPGGNFFVKVFQGSTTNNFIKDIKRHFSFVKLIKPKASRSKSAELYVLGMKFRK
- a CDS encoding transcriptional regulator, encoding MPRRNELEYKALEVISNSGTDGVLQSELWRELDATSREGSRIALKLETKGLILRDKELHEGRWTYRLFTKRKPASLNTIIDSPCLMCPNDARCGAWGPISPHECKMLTAWILGVELPELETSGEI